From a region of the Hemibagrus wyckioides isolate EC202008001 linkage group LG14, SWU_Hwy_1.0, whole genome shotgun sequence genome:
- the LOC131364663 gene encoding 4-galactosyl-N-acetylglucosaminide 3-alpha-L-fucosyltransferase 9-like codes for MTPKSSRGGFHHVLLSLVLLLGVGGLFYTQYKPHVCHETADSKYEVCNNTCLNALRDSFMTNISIKTLKQLPPINKQEVIEEQNEDQYPGTLILAWTWPFDYKFKGESCGPLFGIEGCRVTGNRLLYDKAHGVMFHHRDLGDDLPNLLSMPRPPYQKWVWMNMESPENSKRWTGLDGLFNLTTNYRKDSDVWVPYGRIIEASEKDETFKIPPKDKLVCWIVSDWNPHYRRVEYFNELSKHIKIEGYGRHFNRYINDEDYVPTLSSCKFYLSFESSIHEDYFTEKLFNPLISGTVPVVLGPPRENYEEFIPADSFIHVDDFKSPQELAEHLKFLDQNQEVYERYFTWRQHFTAERSMFGVEQACRICDYIKQYKGYKVVKNLSTWYWG; via the coding sequence ATGACACCCAAATCTTCCAGGGGAGGATTTCATCATGTTCTGCTGTCACTGGTTTTGCTGCTGGGTGTTGGAGGACTATTCTACACTCAGTACAAGCCACATGTGTGCCATGAGACTGCAGACTCAAAATATGAAGTTTGCAATAATACATGCCTCAACGCTCTCAGAGATAGCTTCATGACAAACATAAGCATCAAAACTCTTAAACAACTACCACCAATCAACAAACAAGAGGTCATAGAAGAACAAAACGAAGATCAGTACCCTGGCACACTCATACTAGCCTGGACATGGCCTTTTGATTATAAGTTCAAAGGAGAATCCTGTGGTCCACTGTTTGGTATTGAAGGTTGTCGGGTTACAGGTAATAGACTCCTATATGACAAAGCCCATGGTGTTATGTTCCATCACAGAGATCTTGGTGACGACTTACCAAACCTGCTGAGCATGCCACGACCTCCATATCAGAAATGGGTGTGGATGAACATGGAGTCTCCTGAGAATTCAAAAAGATGGACTGGGCTTGATGGTTTATTCAATTTAACCACAAATTATCGAAAAGATTCAGATGTCTGGGTACCTTATGGGAGAATCATAGAAGCGTCAGAGAAGGACGAAACCTTTAAGATACCACCAAAGGATAAATTAGTGTGCTGGATCGTCAGTGACTGGAACCCTCACTATAGGAGAGTtgaatattttaatgaactgagcAAACACATCAAAATAGAAGGTTATGGTAGACACTTCAACAGGTACATTAATGATGAGGATTACGTGCCTACCTTGTCCAGCTGTAAGTTCTACTTATCATTCGAGAGTTCCATCCATGAAGACTACTTCACAGAAAAGCTGTTTAACCCTCTGATATCTGGCACAGTTCCTGTGGTTCTCGGTCCACCCAGGGAGAACTACGAGGAATTCATTCCAgcagattcattcattcatgtggaTGACTTCAAATCTCCTCAGGAACTGGCAGAACATCTCAAATTTCTGGACCAGAACCAGGAGGTTTATGAACGCTACTTCACCTGGAGACAACACTTCACTGCTGAACGTAGTATGTTTGGTGTAGAGCAAGCCTGTCGTATATGTGattatataaaacaatacaaagGATACAAGGTGGTCAAAAATCTCAGTACTTGGTATTGGGGCTAG